A single region of the Bombus fervidus isolate BK054 chromosome 18, iyBomFerv1, whole genome shotgun sequence genome encodes:
- the Ef1a-f2 gene encoding elongation factor 1-alpha F2 gives MGKEKIHINIVVIGHVDSGKSTTTGHLIYKCGGIDKRTIEKFEKEAQEMGKGSFKYAWVLDKLKAERERGITIDIALWKFETSKYYVTIIDAPGHRDFIKNMITGTSQADCAVLIVAAGTGEFEAGISKNGQTREHALLAFTLGVKQLIVGVNKMDSTEPPYSETRFEEIKKEVSSYIKKIGYNPVAVAFVPISGWHGDNMLEVSSKMPWFKGWTVERKEGKVEGKCLIEALDAILPPTRPTDKALRLPLQDVYKIGGIGTVPVGRVETGVLKPGMVVTFAPAGLTTEVKSVEMHHEALQEAVPGDNVGFNVKNVSVKELRRGYVAGDSKNNPPKGAADFTAQVIVLNHPGQISNGYTPVLDCHTAHIACKFADIKEKCDRRNGKTTEENPKAIKSGDAAIVMLVPSKPMCVEAFQEFPPLGRFAVRDMRQTVAVGVIKAVTFKDATGKVTKAAEKAQKKK, from the exons ATGGGTAAAGAGAAGATTCATATTAACATTGTCGTCATTGGACATGTCGATTCTGGAAAGTCGACCACCACTGGTCATTTGATCTACAAATGCGGTGGTATTGATAAGCGTACTATTGAAAAATTCGAGAAGGAAGCCCAGGAA atGGGCAAAGGTTCCTTCAAATATGCCTGGGTATTGGATAAACTGAAAGCTGAACGTGAACGTGGTATCACTATCGATATTGCTCTGTGGAAATTCGAAACTTCAAAGTACTATGTTACTATTATTGATGCTCCTGGACATAGAGATTTCATCAAGAACATGATTACCGGTACTTCTCAAGCTGACTGTGCCGTATTGATCGTTGCTGCTGGCACTGGTGAATTTGAAGCTGGTATTTCAAAGAACGGACAAACCCGTGAGCATGCTCTGCTCGCTTTTACTCTTGGCGTGAAACAACTGATCGTTGGTGTTAATAAGATGGACTCCACTGAGCCACCATACTCTGAAACCCGATTCGAGGAAATTAAGAAAGAAGTATCGTCTTACATTAAGAAGATTGGATACAATCCTGTTGCAGTAGCATTTGTGCCAATTTCTGGCTGGCATGGGGACAATATGTTGGAGGTTTCTTCAAAGATGCCTTGGTTCAAGGGATGGACTGTCGAACGCAAGGAAGGCAAAGTTGAGGGAAAATGCCTCATTGAAGCTCTCGATGCTATCCTTCCGCCTACTAGGCCTACGGACAAGGCTCTTCGTCTTCCCCTTCAG GATGTGTACAAAATTGGTGGTATCGGAACAGTACCAGTTGGTCGGGTCGAAACTGGTGTGTTGAAACCAGGTATGGTTGTCACATTCGCCCCTGCTGGTTTGACCACTGAAGTTAAGTCTGTTGAAATGCATCACGAAGCTTTGCAAGAGGCTGTTCCTGGTGATAATGTCGGTTTTAACGTGAAGAACGTGTCTGTCAAGGAATTGCGTCGTGGCTATGTTGCTGGTGACTCAAAGAACAATCCACCTAAAGGAGCTGCTGATTTTACTGCACag GTTATTGTGTTGAACCATCCTGGTCAAATCAGCAATGGATACACACCGGTGTTGGATTGTCACACTGCACATATTGCGTGTAAATTCGCTGATATCAAAGAAAAGTGTGACCGTCGTAACGGAAAGACCACCGAAGAAAATCCTAAAGCTATCAAGTCTGGTGATGCTGCCATTGTTATGCTTGTACCAAGCAAGCCTATGTGCGTTGAGGCTTTCCAAGAATTCCCGCCTCTGGGGCGTTTCGCTGTTCGTGACATGCGCCAAACGGTAGCCGTCGGTGTTATCAAAGCTGTCACTTTCAAAGACGCTACTGGCAAGGTCACCAAGGCTGCCGAGAAGGcccagaaaaagaaataa
- the Mrps14 gene encoding mitochondrial ribosomal protein S14, with product MAALRNSLLICSNFLSSSTKFAACELQQIRNKYVGRWMIRDIKRRKMAKDHAEERLRLLAMKRNNILPVEIREEINQQFDKINPRQTALRQLTPRCILTSRGHGVVHRWRLSRIVFRDLADYNKLSGVQRAIW from the exons ATGGCTGCTCTGAGGAATAGTTTGTTGATATGttcgaattttctttcaagTAGTACAAAATTTGCAGCATGCGAG TTGCAGCAAATACGTAACAAATATGTTGGTCGGTGGATGATTCGTGatattaaacgaagaaaaatggcAAAAGATCATGCGGAAGAACGACTGCGACTTCTAGctatgaaaagaaataatattttgccaGTGGAAATTCGA GAAGAAATTAATCAACAATTTGATAAGATAAATCCACGTCAGACAGCTTTAAGACAATTAACACCACGGTGTATATTAACTTCTCGTGGACACGGTGTTGTGCATAGGTGGAGATTATCAAGAATTGTATTCAGGGATTTGGCCGATTATAACAAGTTGTCTGGTGTACAACGTGCAATTTGGTAG